One Myxococcaceae bacterium JPH2 genomic window, TGCGCGCCTCGCTGAACCAGGTGCGCTCCACGCTGCGGGGCTCCGTGCTGCAGACGGCCTCCAGCGACTCGTGAGCCCGTCAGGCCCGCCTGCCTGACTGCTGGGGTGGGCTCTACCCGGGCCCATCGTCGGGGCGACAGTGCGCCGCCGCGCCGCCGCGAATCTGTTAGCCTGCGGGCCGCGCACGCCCCCCCATGTCCTCGATTGAACCCACGGCGATCAGCCGGCACCGCACCCCGGACCTCATCACCGGCTACCGCCTCGAGAAGCTCGTTGGAACGGGAGGCATGGGCGAGGTCCACAAGGCCACCCAGCTGTCACTCGGCCGAACCGTGGCGGTGAAGCTGCTCAACCCGGAGCTGGCGAAGGACCCGTCCTTCATCGCGCGCTTCCAGAAGGAAGCCGCGGCCCTGGCCGCGCTGAGCCATCCCCACGTCGTCTCCATCGTCGACAAGGGCAACACCACCACCACGTACTACCTGGTGATGGAGTTCGTGGACGGGCCCAGCCTGCGCGAACTCATGCGCACGCCCCCGCAGGACTCGCCTGTCCTCCTGCGGCGCATGTTGGAGATCTGTCGGGCCATCGAGTACGCGCACGGCCGCGGCGTCATCCACCGGGACCTGAAGCCGGAGAACATCCTGCTGGACCAGCAGGCCGGCGGCATCGCCAAGGTGTCTGACTTCGGACTGGCCTCCTTCCTCGACGACGCGAACGCCTCGTCGCGCTTCGCCCTCACGTCCACGCACGTGTCCATGGGCACCGTGTCGTACATGGCGCCCGAGCAGCGCGTGGACGCCAAGAGCGCGGACGCGCGCGCGGACATCTTCTCGCTGGGCGTCATCCTCTACGAGATGTTCACCGGCGAGGTGCCGCTGGGCACCTTCGACCTGCCCTCGCGCCGCCGGCCGGGGTTGGATCCGCGGGTGGACGGCATCGTCACGCGCTGCCTCAAGCCAGACCCCGCGGACCGCTATCAAACGGTGACCGCGCTCATCACGGACCTGGAGCCGCTGGTCCCAGGCAGCCTGCCGTCGCTGGCGCCGCTGCGGCTCACCCGCATGCAGCGCTTCCGCCACGCGATGCGCCGGCTGGTGGGCGCCACGCTGCGCGCCGCGGCCGTCGTGGTGGTGCTGGCCGCGCTGGCCGTGCTCGGCGTGGCGTGGCTGCGCGCCGGCGAGCGGCGCCCCTCGGTGGCACCGGGCGCCGCCATCATGGCGGACCTGGGGCCGCCCTCGCCGCGCACGGGCACGGGCCGCCTGGAGACGGGCTCGGAGAAGCGCAAGGTGGTGCTGGGCGAAGGCCCGGACGCCCCTTCCGTCCTGGTGGCGGGCCGCCCCGTGGCCTTCGAGGACAAGGCGCTGGTGTTCCCCGCCGTGGACGGGCAGTCGCGCGTGGGTCGCGCGCGCCTGGACGTGGTGGGCCTGGAGGGTGACATCGCGGAGCTGACCGCGCGCGTCCGCGCCGACGCGCCTCCGCCCACCTTCAGCCGCCGAGCGCGCGCCGTGCTGTATGGCCCCTCGCCGGAGCCCGTCGCCGCGCTGATGCTCGTGGGCAGCACGGGCCGCTACGTGGCGCTCCTGCACAACGGCGCGGGCGCGCCGCTGGCGCTCGAGTGGGCGCTGGGCGAGCGCCGCGGCACCATGCTCGGGCTCGCCTCTCCCGAGGGCGAGGCCCGGCTGGAGCTGGCCGTGGACGCCGACGGCGTGCTCCAGGCCTACGTCGGCAGCGGCAAGGACCGCCGCGCCATCGCCGAGCCGCTGGACCTGGGGCCCGGCTGGCAGGAGCAGTTCGGCGAGGCCCCCACCCCCGCGTTCGGCTGCGTCGAGGGGACGTGCCGCGCGGAAGGCCTCACCTACGCGGTCCGGCGCGCGCCCCCGCCCCCCGTGGACGCGCCCCCGGTCATCGCGACGCCGCCCCCGCGCACGGTGGCCGTGGCGGTGCCCACCAAGGCCGTGGTGCCCACCAAGCGAGTGGCCACCCCGCCCCCCCCGCCCAAGCGCCAGCCCGTCAAGCAGCCTCCCCCCAAGCCCCCCAAACGCCGGTAGCACCCGCGCGGTCGGAGAAGGCGCAGGGAATATGGCCTCGTGCGTGGGATTGCACTATCCCTCGACACTCCTATGCGCACCCTCCACCGCGGACTCGCAGCGCTCGCTCTCGTCGCCGGACTGACCGGCTGCCCCAAGCCCACCGTCACGCCCCGCGTCCTGGAGGCCGCCGCCGAGCGCGCGCAGAGCGGCTCCCCCGAGGCGCGTACCCTGGCCTTTGCCGGCTTCCACGCGTACCTCGTGGCGGGAGACGCGGCGCTCGCCCAGCAGCGCTTCGACGCGGCGCTCGCCAAGGATCCAAACGACCCGTACGCGCTCCAGGGCCAGGCCCTGCTGGCCCGCCGCGCGGGACGCACGGCGCCGGCGCTGACGGCCTCGCTGGAGCTGGTGAAGCGCGCGCCGAGACACCCGCTCGCGGTGCCCGCCGCGCGCTACGCGCTGGACCTGGTGGGCACCGCGCCCGCGATGGATGACGCCATCCTGGAAGGCGTCGAGGCCGCGCTGGCCGCGGGCGTCCAGGGCGAGGCGGCGTACCTCCTGCGAGGCGCGCGCCTGTCCATCCACAACTTCCGCGGCGACACCGCGCGCCAGGCCCAGGACCTGAAGGACCTGGGCGGGGTGAGCGAGGCGACGGTGGTGGGGCCCTTCTCGCCCTTCCACATCCTGTCCTTCCGGGATCAGCTCCCCCCCGAGAAGGACGGCTCGCTCGCGGGCCCGTTCACCGGCGCGTTCGGCCCGCTGGCCACGCGCACCGTGCACGCGCCGGACGGGCGCCTGGACCTGGGCGGTGAGCCGGGCCATGGGGACATGTACGTGCTCGCGTTCGACGCCGAGGTCACCGAGCCAGGTGACTACGTGGTGCGCTCGGTGAGCCAGACGTCGCACCGGGTGCTGCTGGATGGCACGCCCGTGCTGGAGCGCCAGCGGTGGACGCGCGCGGCCTCCACCGTGACGGCGCGCGCGGTGTCGCTGAAGGCGGGCAAGCACCGCATCGTGACCAGCGTGTCGCGCGACGAGACCACGGGCGTCTTCACCTTCGCGCTGCTGCGCGCGGACGGGAAGCCCTCCACCATTCGCTACACCGCGGCCACGGGCGCGGCCCCGGCGTGGGGCGGCGGCGTGAGCACCACCGAGGCCCCGCTCCACTACGCCACCACGGAGGACCTCGCGGCCGCGCTGCGCGGTGAGGCCGGCGACACCCTGGCCACCTTCCTCGCCGTGCGCGACGGCATGGGCCGCGATGGCGACGGCTCGCGGCGGCTCATGGGCACGCTGCAGCCCACCTCGCCCGCGCTGCTCGCCTTGCGCGCGGAGCTCGCGTCGCAGGACCGCACCATCCCCGCGAAGGTGGCCCGTGGCCGCGCCACGCGCGACCTGGAGGCCGTGCTCGCCAAGGACCCGGGCAACGTGGCCGCGCAGCTCCTGCGCGCGGACCTCTTCCTGGATGAAGGCCAGGCGGCGCAGGCCCTGGAGGCACTGAAGGCCGCGCGCGACGCGGCGAAGCCCACGGGCTCCGCCGTGCACCTGATGCTGGCCCGCGCGGCGCTCGCGCTGGACGTGGATCCGCAGGCGGAGGTCGCGCTGGAAGCGGCCCTGGAGGCCCAGCCCGGCCTCTGTGACGCCGTGGCGCTCCAGTACAACCTCGCTCGCAAGCGCGACGCGGTGTCGCGCGCGGACGCGCTCATGAGCGCGCAGGAGAACTGCCCCGGCGCCCTCGCGCGGCAGGCGGACCATGCGCGCACCCGCGGAGAGCCGGAGGCCGCGGCCCAGGCCTACGCCACCATGCTGGCGCGGGACCCGGACAACGTCACCACCGGCGCCGCGCTCGCCAACGCGTACATCGGCCTGCGCCGCTTCGATGACGCCACCCGCGTGCTGCGCTCGCTCTTCGCCATCTGGCCGCGCAACAAGGAGCTGCTGGAGCGCCTGGCCGACGTGCGCGAGTACGCGGGCGACAAGGCCGAGGCCCTGACGCTGCGCGAGCAGGCGCTGATGCTGGACGGAAGCGACCTCACCCTGCGCCGAGCGGTCGAGCGCGCGAAGACGGGCAAGGAGCTGCTCCAGGCCCACGCCATCGACGGACGCGAGGCCATCCGCGCCTACGAGGCCGCACCCGTCACGGGCGGCAGCGCCGCGGCCTACGTCCTGGACGCGGCCGCCGTGCAGGCCTTCCCGGATGGCTCGCTGGTCAACCGCATCCACACCATCCAGAAGGCGCTGGAGCAGTCCGGCGTGCAGGAGATCGCCGAGGTCAACCTGCCTCGCGGCGCGCAGCTGCTCGCGCTGCGCACGCTGAAGGCGGACGGCCGCGTGCTGGAGCCGGAGAACATCGAGGGCAAGGACACCATGAGCCTGCCCGGCGTGCAGGTGGGCGACTACGTCGAGGTCGAGTACCTGCTGGCCGAGGGCGACCGTGGCCCCGCGCAGCCGGGCTTCGCCGCGTCCGCGTTCTATTTCCAGATCGCCAACCAGCCCAACGCGTGGTCCACGTACACGGTGGTGGCGCCCAAGGGCAGCAACCTGCGCGTCGACGCGCACAACATGAAGGCGTCGGAGCCGGTGGTGCAGGGAGACCAGGAGGTCTTCCACTACGACGCGCGCCGCGTGCCGCCCTTCATCCCCGAGCCGGACGCGCCGCCCTCTGGCAACGAGTACCTGCCGTTCGTCGTGGTGGGCACCGGGGCCACGGGCAATGACGGGCTCGTGCAGGTGTACGGCGACGCGTTCCAGGACCGCTGGCAGCGCACGGCCGAGGTGGAGGCCTTCGCGAAGCAGGCCACCGAGGGAAAGACGGGCATGGAGGCCGTCAAGGCGCTGCACGCGGCGGTGATGAAGCGCTTCTCCGGCCGCGACACGGGGCTGGGCCAGTCCGCGGCCTCCACGGTGGCGCAGGACCGCGGCAGCCGCCTCACGGTGCTGAAGGCGGGGCTGGACGCGCTGGGCATCCCCTCGCGCGTGGCCGCCGTGCGCACCTTCAACACGCCCCCCGCGCCGTACCTCTTCCCCAACGAGCAGCTCTTGCCCTACGCCGCGCTGCACGTGGAAGTCCCGGGCGAGGCGCCGGTATGGGTGGACACCTCGGTGCGCTTCGGCCCCTTCGGCGAGCTTCCCGAGACGGCCATGGGCGAGCGCGAGGCGTACCTGATGCCCGAGCCCGGCAAGGCGCAGCAGAAGGTCACCACGCCCGCGCTGAAGGAGCGGCCGGGCAAGCAGGTGAAGCTGGACCTGGAGCTGTCCACGGACGGGAAGCTCACGGGCAAGGGCGACGAGGTCTACACGGGCTTCGAGGCGGCGCAGATCGCCGAGGCCTTCGAGCAGCTCTCCGCCGAGAGCCGCAACCAGGCGCTCCAGGGCGCGGTGTCGCGCTACTTCGGGGGCGCGGAGCTGTCCTCGGTGAAGCTGGACCGAGCGACCGAGGTGGGCGCGCCGTTCGTGCTGCACTACGAGTTCACCGTGCCGCGCTTCGGCCGCGTGGAGGGTGACCAGAAGATGGTGCTGGGCGCGCTGACCTTCCCCGCGCTCCTGGGGCGTCGCTACGTCGAGCTGAGCTCGCGAGACACGCCGCTGTTCATCGACAGCATGGAGGCCAGCCGCACGCAGGTGACGCTGACCATGCCCCAGGGCTGGAAGCTGGCGGATCCGCAGGCGTCGCTGAAGGTGGACAGCGACTTCGGTCACTTCGCCCGCACGGAGAAGCAGGAGGGCCGCACGCTGACCCTCAACGAGTCGCTCCAGGTTCCGCGCAACCGCATCTCGCCGCGTGACTACGAGAAGTTCTCGGCCTTCGCCGGGGACGTGGACCTCATCCAGGTGCGCGAGATGTTCCTCGTGAAGCAGTAGCGCCCACGACGGCGCGGTCATCTTCGGGGCCACGGGCACTCGCCCGTGGCCCTTCGTCATTCCTGGGGACGCGCGCGCTCGGCCTTCTTGAAGCGCAGGCGCTTCATGGACTCGAAGCGGGCGCGGTCACGAGGCGGAGTCGTCGCCACGAGCCCCTCGAGCATGCGCTTGGAGCTGCGGTAGATCTCCTCCACGGCGACCTCGAAGGCGTCGGTGTTCTGCTTCGACGGATTGCGAGTCCCGGCGATCTTCCGGACGAACTGGAGCGCCGCCGCACGGATGTCCTCGTCCGTGGCGGGCGGCGCGAAGTTGAACAGGGGCTTGATGTTGCGGCACATGCCTTCACCCTAACGCCCTTCATCGCGGCCGACATGCCTCCAACGCCAGCCCAGCCCTAGCGCGCTCGCGAGAACCAGCACGCCCACGACCCAGGCCCACTCCAGGCCGGCCCATCCACGCGCTGCGCGAGGTGTCACCGCGGCCCATGCCCCGTCGCCCAGGACGACGACACCCGCCCAGGCAGCGGCCGGCAGTCCCGCCTCTTGGGCATCCAGTTGGGCAGCACGCAGCGCGGCGGCGGCGCTCTGCCCCGAGGCCAGATGCGCGTGAAAGCTCCGCATGAGCGAGGCCGTCTCGTCGTCGCGCAGCGGCCACAAGCTCGCCACGACCGCGCGCGCCCCCGCCTCGAAGAACGCGCGGGCCAGACTGAAGACCCCTTCGCCCGGGAGCGCCGCACCCGAGGCACTGCGGCAGCTCGACAACACCACCAACGCATCCGAGAGCCCGAGCGAGACAATCTCGCGAGGCTGCAACATGCCGTCCTCGTCCGGCCCTCCTGGAGCGAGCACGAGGGCCGAGCGCTCGGGGTCCTCGGGGTCGACCGCCGCGTGCGCCGCCACGTGAAGCAAGCGGATACCGTCTGAAGCCGCCGTCTGCACGGAAGCGTCCGTCCCCCCGTGGCCTGGGGATGTCGCAGGCCGCGGCCCACCCGATGACGGTGCGGAAGCCTTCGAGACGGGCACGGCGGCACCCTCGCCCGGCCGTGCAGGCGGGACGGTCGCGGCCTCCTTCAGTGCTCGCTCGGAGGCTTCGGTGCCCACCAACAGGCGCGGAGTGAGCGAGGAGTCCCGCAGGATCTCCTCCACCGCGTGCCCCTCCGCGCGGGCCTGAGGGAGCGCACCGAGCTTCGTCACCTCATCGAAGACGCCTTCACGCGTCTGCGTCACGCGCTGCGCGGTCATGGTGCCCGCGCCTCGCTCCGGATCCGCCAGCACCAGCGCCTGCCCTCCCGGTGTGGGCATGGACCGCTCGCGCCAGTAACGCCACAGGCTCGCGGAGGGAACCCGCGCGAGCTCGTATCGCGCCACGAGCGGCGGTCCGTCCGGATGCTCGCGAAGCATGGCGAAGGGCATGTCATGCAGGGGACCATCTGGCACGAGCAACAGCCTGCGCACGCCCGGCGGGAGGTCCGTCAACGCGGGCGCGAGCAACTGCGCATACAGCGCCGAAGCCAGTCCCCCTTCCGAGCCATCCCGCCGCTCGATGAGCCCCGAGAGCAGCGCCGCCGCGGAAGTCAACGTGGAGCGCTCCGGCAGCCGATAGGCACGAGTGCCCGCACGCGTCACGGACATGACCCACGCCCCTCCCGCGGGCTCGTTGAACACGTCCCGCTCCGCGCCCACGAGAAAGACGAGCAGGGCCTCATCCTCGGCGAGCGCATGCTCCGTCGCGTCGAGCGAGACAATCTCCGAGACCGCGCGCCGAGGCCGGGGCCGCAGGTCGAGTTCCTCACGCTCCAAGTCGCTCACCTCGCGACGCGCCGCCTCACGAGCCTCCGCGGAGAGCGACGTCTCCAGCAGCTGCCGCTGCACCGCCACCAATCGACGCATGACCGCCGCGCGGGCCGGCGCCGTGTCCTGTCGCTCCGGCAGCGCTCGCGCCGACGCCAGCGCATCCAGCAACGTCCTCGCGCGCAGCCGCTCGCTGATCTGAAACGCCCGGGAGAGCGCCTCACGCGGAGGCACCCGGGGCGTCGGAGCTGTCCCGGCCTCCAGCATCAGCCCCGCGAGTCGATGGTAGTCCCCTACCCAACGCGCGAAGAGCTCCGCCTGACTGAAGGCGTCACCTTGCAGCTCGCGAAGCGCCTCGATGGCCCCCAGGAGGTGCTCGGCCTCGTCGAGCGCTTGGGGAAGCGGTCGGCCCCGCAACGCCACCGTGGCCCGCGCCCGCCACGCCGAGAGCACATAGAACGCACGGCCATGGTCGAGCGCCTGCCGGAGCGCCTCATCCGCTTCGCGCTCGGCGGCCACGGGATTCTCCCGAGCCATCCGCTCCGCACGCGTCCAGAGACAGGCGATGCGACGCTCGGGCTGGGACAGCTCATCTGCCAACGCCAGACAGCGCTGAAGACAGGCCTCCGCCTCGACCTTCGCGTCCGGAGTGTCGCCCAGAAGCTCGGCGATGAGCCGCAGCGCCTGGGCCTCGAAGACCTTGCTCCCCGCGGCTTCCGCGGCGCGAAGGGCCTCGCTCGCGAGCCCCAAGACCTCCGCCCGCACCCCAGGCTGCGGGTCCGTCTCTCCTCGGTACATCGCGAGGTTCGCGAGATCGAACCGCACCCGTGCCTCCGTCGCGGGCTCGCGGGTCGCGCGCGCGAGCTCCGCCAATCGGAGATAGACCTCGCTCGCCTCGTCCAGTCGCCCGAGCCGTTCGCTCACCCTGCCCAGCGCGGTGAGGCACTGCTTCTTCAAGCCGTCACTGCCCGAGGGGAACGTCAGCGCCTCCGCCTGCTTGAGCAGACGCCACGCATGCCCCAGGTCCCGCCCCGCGTCGGACAGCGCGGACGCCTCCAGGATGAGCGCACGCGCGCGAAGCTGAGGAACCCCGGACGCATTCGCGACCTCGCTCACCCGGAGTTCCCATTCCTTGGCCTCCTCCGTCCGTCCCTGCAGCGAGAGCACGTTGCGCAGGTTGATGCCCGCGAGCACCTCCCCTTCCGCGTCGTGCTGGGAACGGAAGCCCAAGGCCGCGCGGCGGTACGAGGACTCGGCGACCTTCGGCGTGGCCAGCACCTCCACATGACCGAGGACCAACGACAACCACGGCCGCTCGGGATGACGCGGGAT contains:
- a CDS encoding serine/threonine protein kinase: MSSIEPTAISRHRTPDLITGYRLEKLVGTGGMGEVHKATQLSLGRTVAVKLLNPELAKDPSFIARFQKEAAALAALSHPHVVSIVDKGNTTTTYYLVMEFVDGPSLRELMRTPPQDSPVLLRRMLEICRAIEYAHGRGVIHRDLKPENILLDQQAGGIAKVSDFGLASFLDDANASSRFALTSTHVSMGTVSYMAPEQRVDAKSADARADIFSLGVILYEMFTGEVPLGTFDLPSRRRPGLDPRVDGIVTRCLKPDPADRYQTVTALITDLEPLVPGSLPSLAPLRLTRMQRFRHAMRRLVGATLRAAAVVVVLAALAVLGVAWLRAGERRPSVAPGAAIMADLGPPSPRTGTGRLETGSEKRKVVLGEGPDAPSVLVAGRPVAFEDKALVFPAVDGQSRVGRARLDVVGLEGDIAELTARVRADAPPPTFSRRARAVLYGPSPEPVAALMLVGSTGRYVALLHNGAGAPLALEWALGERRGTMLGLASPEGEARLELAVDADGVLQAYVGSGKDRRAIAEPLDLGPGWQEQFGEAPTPAFGCVEGTCRAEGLTYAVRRAPPPPVDAPPVIATPPPRTVAVAVPTKAVVPTKRVATPPPPPKRQPVKQPPPKPPKRR
- a CDS encoding tetratricopeptide repeat protein, translating into MRTLHRGLAALALVAGLTGCPKPTVTPRVLEAAAERAQSGSPEARTLAFAGFHAYLVAGDAALAQQRFDAALAKDPNDPYALQGQALLARRAGRTAPALTASLELVKRAPRHPLAVPAARYALDLVGTAPAMDDAILEGVEAALAAGVQGEAAYLLRGARLSIHNFRGDTARQAQDLKDLGGVSEATVVGPFSPFHILSFRDQLPPEKDGSLAGPFTGAFGPLATRTVHAPDGRLDLGGEPGHGDMYVLAFDAEVTEPGDYVVRSVSQTSHRVLLDGTPVLERQRWTRAASTVTARAVSLKAGKHRIVTSVSRDETTGVFTFALLRADGKPSTIRYTAATGAAPAWGGGVSTTEAPLHYATTEDLAAALRGEAGDTLATFLAVRDGMGRDGDGSRRLMGTLQPTSPALLALRAELASQDRTIPAKVARGRATRDLEAVLAKDPGNVAAQLLRADLFLDEGQAAQALEALKAARDAAKPTGSAVHLMLARAALALDVDPQAEVALEAALEAQPGLCDAVALQYNLARKRDAVSRADALMSAQENCPGALARQADHARTRGEPEAAAQAYATMLARDPDNVTTGAALANAYIGLRRFDDATRVLRSLFAIWPRNKELLERLADVREYAGDKAEALTLREQALMLDGSDLTLRRAVERAKTGKELLQAHAIDGREAIRAYEAAPVTGGSAAAYVLDAAAVQAFPDGSLVNRIHTIQKALEQSGVQEIAEVNLPRGAQLLALRTLKADGRVLEPENIEGKDTMSLPGVQVGDYVEVEYLLAEGDRGPAQPGFAASAFYFQIANQPNAWSTYTVVAPKGSNLRVDAHNMKASEPVVQGDQEVFHYDARRVPPFIPEPDAPPSGNEYLPFVVVGTGATGNDGLVQVYGDAFQDRWQRTAEVEAFAKQATEGKTGMEAVKALHAAVMKRFSGRDTGLGQSAASTVAQDRGSRLTVLKAGLDALGIPSRVAAVRTFNTPPAPYLFPNEQLLPYAALHVEVPGEAPVWVDTSVRFGPFGELPETAMGEREAYLMPEPGKAQQKVTTPALKERPGKQVKLDLELSTDGKLTGKGDEVYTGFEAAQIAEAFEQLSAESRNQALQGAVSRYFGGAELSSVKLDRATEVGAPFVLHYEFTVPRFGRVEGDQKMVLGALTFPALLGRRYVELSSRDTPLFIDSMEASRTQVTLTMPQGWKLADPQASLKVDSDFGHFARTEKQEGRTLTLNESLQVPRNRISPRDYEKFSAFAGDVDLIQVREMFLVKQ
- a CDS encoding DUF2277 domain-containing protein, producing MCRNIKPLFNFAPPATDEDIRAAALQFVRKIAGTRNPSKQNTDAFEVAVEEIYRSSKRMLEGLVATTPPRDRARFESMKRLRFKKAERARPQE
- a CDS encoding CHAT domain-containing protein, with translation MCFYRNAQGAEGREEARRRLTSLIPRHPERPWLSLVLGHVEVLATPKVAESSYRRAALGFRSQHDAEGEVLAGINLRNVLSLQGRTEEAKEWELRVSEVANASGVPQLRARALILEASALSDAGRDLGHAWRLLKQAEALTFPSGSDGLKKQCLTALGRVSERLGRLDEASEVYLRLAELARATREPATEARVRFDLANLAMYRGETDPQPGVRAEVLGLASEALRAAEAAGSKVFEAQALRLIAELLGDTPDAKVEAEACLQRCLALADELSQPERRIACLWTRAERMARENPVAAEREADEALRQALDHGRAFYVLSAWRARATVALRGRPLPQALDEAEHLLGAIEALRELQGDAFSQAELFARWVGDYHRLAGLMLEAGTAPTPRVPPREALSRAFQISERLRARTLLDALASARALPERQDTAPARAAVMRRLVAVQRQLLETSLSAEAREAARREVSDLEREELDLRPRPRRAVSEIVSLDATEHALAEDEALLVFLVGAERDVFNEPAGGAWVMSVTRAGTRAYRLPERSTLTSAAALLSGLIERRDGSEGGLASALYAQLLAPALTDLPPGVRRLLLVPDGPLHDMPFAMLREHPDGPPLVARYELARVPSASLWRYWRERSMPTPGGQALVLADPERGAGTMTAQRVTQTREGVFDEVTKLGALPQARAEGHAVEEILRDSSLTPRLLVGTEASERALKEAATVPPARPGEGAAVPVSKASAPSSGGPRPATSPGHGGTDASVQTAASDGIRLLHVAAHAAVDPEDPERSALVLAPGGPDEDGMLQPREIVSLGLSDALVVLSSCRSASGAALPGEGVFSLARAFFEAGARAVVASLWPLRDDETASLMRSFHAHLASGQSAAAALRAAQLDAQEAGLPAAAWAGVVVLGDGAWAAVTPRAARGWAGLEWAWVVGVLVLASALGLGWRWRHVGRDEGR